The window TTGACGTCTGCCCTGTGTGATTGGAATGATGCTCCTGTTGGCATCAGTTGAAATCCTGACTGCTTTCAGTTCTTCAGCAGCTGGCAGAGATACATAGTCCTCAACTTTGGCACCCTCAGGTAGAAGACTCCAATTGTTTTCTCCTGAGACTGGTGTGAAGTCATGAATATTGCTCCATGTATTGTTGAAAATGCTCAACCCAGCATCTTTCATCTGCAAAGCCAACTCTGGATAGTAGTACTGAAAACACCCAAATTTCATACCTGTAGAGGATTCAATAATGGGCTGGGTAGCACAGCACAGAAACACGTCCATCTTTCTGCAGTCTCGGGAACGAAACTGTTGGCAAGCCACTACACATTTACAGTCTTTGCAGTCACGGAAAAATACGCTGCCTTTTATCGGTCCTAAAAATATTTGGCAGCCTGTACAATCATCAATAGTTATTGTAGCAGAATGGTCAAAGATATAGATATTGCAGTTTTCACAGTCCTGAATAACAAACTGTTGCCCTGAAACTTTTCCAGGTAAACGTCCTACTGTTTCATCCTTTAGTCCAGAAAACATGTAGTCTTTAGGATCAATCTGAAAGAGAATACACAATCATGTAGCTTGACCATTTTACACTTGGGAGGAAAGAGTTATTGAGAGAAAGTTAGGCCATACAATTTAGAATCATATTTATGTTAATAATCTGGTTCTCTTCCAAAGATATTTTCAATCAATCCAAGCAACAGAGTCTTAAACTTTTTCATTCACATTCCTAGCACTGAATATATGTTAAGCAATATTCTAAATTgtattaagtattttaattgttctattttaaaaaggatttagCAACTTTGTTTTTGCTTATACCTATATAAATATTAAGTAATCCAATTGTTCTGTTGATCTCCAAAGATAAGATATAAACAATAAGGAAAAGTGTTTAAATTAACTACTTGTTGGTAAATAAAGCTTTTGAGTTAGACAGAACAGAGAGACATTCAACTAAATATTAGATGATGTCTTCAAATAAAGTCAAAGATCATCTGCAATAGAGTCAGTTTATTGTAAACAGTCTACAAGATCTTAATGTCAAATGCAGAATTAGTACTACAAATGCTCAAATTACCCCACACCTTTGAGGGTTCAATAGAGAAGGATAGAGAATGAACTGTTGCTTTCAGGGGTAGGGGAAGAACTCTGCTTAGGCAAGGAAAAAAGTGGGTTCCATGCCAAGCACTAACAGCTGTTTCTTTTTtgtcctcccaccaccacacagaTTTGGCAATTTTAACAATACAGTTGCAGGATTGTTGCAATCTAGTATGACTTCCTCAAAAATATCTGTTATTGCCAATTTCTTTCAGGAACAAATAGCAACTTCCAACCAAATACCTATTCATCTAACTCTCACTGGACTTTCAAACATTCATCTTATAAAATACAGTCAAAATTAGCACTAGTTTCTCAACTAGTAGGGAGATACCTTGATCATGAAGGAGGTTTTCCCagggtgaggctcatccattgcactgcGGGTGTGGTGACCCCTGCGATTTCCCCAAATGTGAGAAACtcgactgcataatttgtggtaGTGCAAAATAAGTGGCTATTGATTTTTAAAtacccttttaaaaaagtttatggagttcattttttatttttatttttaaagaacaaaaagtgatatccttcaccaaccatgagggttccgttctggAAAAACCGtgtggttggcgaggcattaaagtctatgggaaacagagtTAAGGGAACCGCGAAAGCGAAAACatataaaaagaaaaggaaaatgcttttttaaaatgtggggggGTTTCCCCATTAAAAATCCCTTAATATCACCAAGACCAAGAGGTATGAGCAGATTTGAGCTGGGGGGGAGGAATCTCAGTTCTCCATGGCTTAACAGAAaacagcctggttcaggagccATGGCACAAGACAAATCACATGACTATCAGCAGAGCTCTCAGCATGGTGTGCTGACCAGAAGTACAAGCCCACACAGCATACTTCCTCTTTTTCCTATTTGTGGGGTTGGCTGCTATAACACTCAACAGGCATCAATGCCTCTTGCATTTTTGAAGATGGTCTGCTATATTTAGAACTAGTTTTATAGTACACCTTAATGAAACCCAGAGCAAGTTAGTATACTTAATCCTACTGAAACAAGTTATTAGCCATGGTTTTAAGCCTTACACATTTTAACAGAATTGCTACCTCTTACCTTATACAATACACCAGGCTTACTTTGGCCTCCAAAGATGTGAAAGGCAACCAGCAGTTTACCAAAACCAGGCCTGAACAACCTAAGGCCCGAGGGCTGGGTCTGGCCTGTAAGAGACTTGTTTGCTAgccccaggggtggcccaaggtattgtggtgcctgaggaaAGGTGCAAAATTTTGTCTTGTCCCATGGCCCttgtgggggccagccccctttcaaatttaacccttgcaagctttgaaagtgtatggggggcagggaggaggaaagtttgctagcagcctcctcttctctcctcgtaCAGCATGCAAACTCTGCAAGAAGTGTGATGAGATATGCTGCTTGCAAAGTCAGCATGGGTTAGATGCCAACTCTTCTGTAGTATGCCTGAATGGAGGAGATGAAGCCAACTAAGTGCATTACAGTGAGTCAGTAACAGCATCAACAACAAAGTGGATGTTATCAAGAACAAACACCACTTCCATGGGAGCAGGTGCCCCAAGTATGCCtagaattgcagcctgaaagcaacagtgatttagggagCTGAGAGGACTTGGCATGCACTTTGGGTGCCCCATTGACTAACTAGGGACTGGACCTAtattctggccactatccttggttagaACTGTAGGTCCCTTGACAGGGAGAGTAAGCTATACAACTAACTAATAATTTCcactaatattttaaataattaattttaatgtaataattaatgcactgaaaattgaccccAGCCCCTGCACACCTCATGGCTGAtttcagcccaccagggcatttgagttgtgtgccCATGAACTGATCTAAGCATTTCAAAGGTGACTCGGTATTTGTGCAATTCCATATTGCTTTACTGTATTGTTTTGAGGGCTGTATGTCTGCTGTAAAAGGTTCTATATACCTACCTAACACAGAAAGGGCATACCGCATTTACTTCTCTATATTATGTCAAACTAAGGGGAACTGACAGGAAAGAAGTTATGCAAATGCTAAACTGCTGTCATGTACTTTCAAGTGTGCTGTATCTACAGAAGTATCTTTTGTATATGTTGAACCTTATCACAAACTGGTTCCCATGTCTGATTTGTGCAAAACAGGGCAAGTTTAGGTGCAGAAGAATGTCAAGAACCTAGCAAAGTTCAATAAGGTAGTAATCTAtggtagtagggatgtgtataGTCTGTTCAGTCTTGTGCAACTGTACATTTAGTGGTTTGAAATCACATATTTGTTTGTACATAGTTCATCAAAATAATTGAACTAGCTGATAGTTAGTGTATTAGTAGAGTAATATCTTGTCTAATTTAAAGAATAAgatcatcatcatttattgcaCCCAGTGTCTTGACTCAAAGCGCAACAGAAGGATTGCAGGCACACTAATAACTGCTCCAGTTTTAGCTACACTCTGTCCATTTGGGGATTCAACCAATTTGAAATCAGTTCTAGGATTTCATTCAGTAGccaattacataggaagctgccatatactgagtcacaccattggtctatctagctcagtattgtctacccagactggcagcagcttctccaaggttgcaagtgggaatctctctcagccctatcttggagaaaccagggagagaactcggaaccttctgctcttcccagggcggctccaccccctgagggaaatatcttagtgCCCAtacatggtctcccattcaaatacaaccagggcagaccctgcttagctaaggggacaagtcatgcctgctaccacaagaccagctctcctccctccattcTAGGTTTTGTATGCATGCCTTCAATATGACAGCATTGTCACCCCAATGTTATTTTTTTACTAGCTCAAGACACTCAGGATATACATTACAGTCTAGCAGCATCTTTTGCTGAAAAGGTCACCTgggaataaaaacacacacacaaatagagaAGTATAGTTCAAAACAAATTACTAAATGAAACACCAGTTAAAGTAAAAACTCAGATAATTTATCCAACAATAAGAAGGAATGCCTTCTGGGGGAAAAATAGCCCTTGATATGAAGCATCTACCTTGAGTCTTCTTTGCCAGGACTCTTATAAAGAAGCCTCCTTTATCTTAATTCCAACCCTCCCCCACAACCAGTCTTAGAACATATTAAACCCGTGGTTGACATAATCCACTTGAAAGCTTTAGGTGACGCACAAGGGTATTTAACCAAGGTTAAATGTAAAAATTACTGTTGTAGAACTCTGTCTAGATTTACACCCTTTTCCACATTTCAGTCAAAAGCCACTCAAGTTCAAATATTTgtactgcattcagacataccaGGCCAactaatggctttttaaaaagcttctggCATAAGCatagttcattcattcaatttcattcGATAGTTACTATGGTATCTGAGAAAATACAGAGGTACATTTTATTCCAAATAGAGCTTTCAGTGGCTTGGGAGCAGGATACCTGAAGGATTGTTTTTTTTTCTATAAGAACCTGTCAGAACATCAAGTCCTGCTAGGGAAGCACTTCTCAACATCCCACCAAGATCTGAGGCTTGTCTAGTACAATGCAGGGGTGGGTCTAGGGAGGGAGGTTCCAGAGTACCCAGACTCAAACTCCCTTCCTAGAAAGGCTCTATTGCCCCTTTCAATTGTTTGCTTTTTagactgttttgtttgtttatggaaTGCCTGCATCATATCTCAATTTCTTCTAAGTCAACTTGAATGTTTCCCCCAATATTGAAGAGTCAGGTTATAAGTCCATTTGACTTACTTACATTTTGTCTCAATTTGAAGATTCAGTTAAAATATTTCAGACCTTAAAGCAATGGATGCTGTGTTTGCTGTCAAATACTTGATAAGTCAAAGAAAAGGGTGGAATCTGGCCATTGTTTGGCAAACTACttaatgcatcttcttcacacaCTAGATTTTGAAGAAGAATTCTATGTATAGCCATCAACTGGCAATTCTAGTAGCCAACACACACTGGCTTGGTCTGGTATTAGGCAAAGCTTCAGACAAGCAACAATTGGATTCTATTATCAGAGGTCTTCAGCAAATTAGTCTCAGTCCACCCTCCCTTACACAGTTATGTGAAGTGAGGTAGCTTCCATGTACTTTTAAAGCAGCGTTTTTAAACTTTGGGTCCCcatatgtggctggggatgatgagagttgtagtccaacataatatTGGGatcaaagttaagaaaccctgctttaaagcATCCATGTCTTCATTTGCACTTTATTAAACCTCAGTTTAAAGTATCCAAGACAAATGTTTATTTTAGATAGATATTACAcacaccactttgagaacttttgtttgaaaatggtatataatatccatcatattcatatCCCAAGACAAATAACCCAAAAAAACTAACAAGCATTTAAGAGTAGGCTTTATCACTATTATACTTACATCTTAGGGAGACTGTTAAAGGAAAGCTGTAATGTTTTCGCATAGGCACTAGATATCCCATGACGACAATTAATCCCTTCACATGAATTAGTGTTTTAGCCCTTGGTAGCCTCTTAACTACTAAGAGGAATGTGGTAGAAAACCCATGGGCAGCAGCATTTATATGTATCACGTAGTCTCTTGGTCAATCCCAGAAAAAGCATAGATAGGATCCATGACTTTCAGCCACTATGGCTATGTAGGGCAATGAGTCAGAAAGTTGAGAAAAGACTTGGGCAATGCAGTTAGTTTTAGAAAGAGGACATATGCAGTCTGCAGTTAGACACCCATTAACACATGAGTTACAGCATACTGCAGGTTTGCTCTAGTTACCCAAGAATTACAATGTCACTTTGGGGGAAGTTTTTAAGATTCAAATCAACAAGCTGGTAGCAGTTTATACTCCACAAGAAAGATTCCATTCAAAAATATTCCCATCTTATAGTACTTAATGTGCAATCAATAACGGTAAGACTGACCAGTTAAGGCTAGAAACAGGTAATAGGCAATCCTCCTATGAGCGAGGGAGATTGACTCACTTCCCCTTGTGGTAATGAGAACAGAGACTATATGGAAGTTATCTACAGTGGAAATACCAAGAAAAGCACAAGACCATAACATGATTCAAATGTTCCATATGCACACATTTCTCAAGTGCCCAATGCACAGGACAGCTAATAAATGCTAAGGGAACAAAACCCCAATGTTTTCATAGTCTAAGAGGTTTGCAAAGTCGAAAGAAAGAATACAGCAATTAGTTAAACACAGAGAGAATCCTATGGGGATGACAACAGCCTCAACCCTATACACAAGGGATGGCAGGGGAAACTTGAGGAAATCTTGTGTACTTGATGCAAACACCGCCACTGTCGGGCTCAATATTTACCATCAGTACTTCAGATTAAATCCCAGATGGGTAGCCACATTAGTCTTTAAGAGTACCACAAGACTGTTTTGCACTAACAAGCCCCTAACATTTTAGTGTGGCATCAGCTTTCAGAATTTCAACTAGCCCATTTCATCAGATACATGAACATtcaatgcatctgatgaagtggactgtaatCCATGACACTTTATGCCATCATAAATTTGCTAGCTTTTAAAATATGACAAGGACTGTTTTTAAAAGACTGCAAACTCCTATTCCATAAAAATGCATGGGGGGGGAAGTGATATTTAACTACCTTATTTACAACACAGCAGTGAAGATAACAAGCACATTCCCCAAGGATTTAAAAAGGGGAATCGCTGACACAGGGAAGGAATAAGAGACAAACGATTCGTGTAAATAAACTTTTCTCATTTCATGCTTCAAGAAAGAAGTTCATCTCAATGGCAGAGCAGCGTGTTTAACCCCATGATGGTCGTTTTACAATAAGAGCTGGCACTGTACTAAGCAGTCCAAAGCCACCAATCCCTGGCTAGGTCGCTTTGTTTatgtgctgcacacacacacacacgttatttTCCTGCCAAGGCTCTCAAACCACGCTCAGAATGAACCTTggaaatcccccccaccccatcacctaGAAGAGGTACTGAAGGAAGGAAAACCGCTCTGACCACTCCCAATTCCGCGAGGACAGCGTGGGTGGCTGGTCCCAGGGGGATCCAGGGGGCAGCCAGTCCTCCATTCTGACTGAGCGCCCGCACGCATCCCTAACGGGACAGGAGACCAGCCAGTCCCTGGGAAAGCCGTAGGCGGCGGCTTCCACCCTCCACCGCCACCGAAGAGGGAAGGACGAGCCAGTCGAGGCGAGAGCGGGCAGAAGGCGAGAAGGAGCAGCCGAACAATCCTCGCCAAGGCGGGAGAAGAAGCAGACAAGAAGAGAGAACCAGAGAAGCGACTTGGACGGCGGAGGGGAAGATGCGTGTATTCGCGGTCTCCCATCTTTCCCCGGAGAAGCCCGAGAGCAAGGCGGAATGGCGGTTACCTTGGCTCGCTGGTCCCAACTGTACTGCGGCTGTTTCTCGGCCCCAGAGGCGTCTTGGTTTTTGCTCTCCGCGCTGGGCGGCTGCGGGTCTTTGGCGTGTTTCCTCCGCTTGGAGAAGAAGCAGCCCATGGTgcacctcctccccctgcccctcgaCCCGCCACAACACACACCACGGCTACAGGGCGCCCAAGAACACCGCCTCCTCAGACCAACCACCCGCAACGCCTCAAGCAGCTGCCCAAATGAGGCAGCGGCAGCCCCGCCCGCAGCTTTTTAGCGCCTGCTTCCGGCTTCTTCCTCACTCGTATCCCAGGGCGACCGCGGCTCCGCCCCAATCAAGGACCTGTCACCAATAGCAGCTTGGCATATCTAGAAACGTTTCCGTCAATCAACTTCGCCAGCGAATCCTCAACCACTCCTTCACCTCCCCTTCCATCCTGTCCCAGGAGGAGGCGGAGATAAACTATGTTTACAGAAAGGAAGAGAGGCTCCTCGCAGATCGGACCGTCGTACTTTGCAGCAATTCATTTCAAGAAGCGGGATGTGAAAGTGAATTTCTGCAACGAGAGATGCTTAAATTGCGGTATTTCGCTCTGAACGCTCTCATCCTTTTTTGAGCGGGGAGGATCTTTGTGACTACTCAGTGTAAAAGAAAAAGCACCCTgaatatgctcagaggcacgGTCTTATTGAATTCGCCTGTACTATGAGTACTAAGATTCAAAGCACCATGGCCTAGTTCTAGTAAACCCCATCTCAGATTAGGTCTTGCCCAATAACTGTTGTATTATTGGCGCACTTCTTTCACCTTTTGAGTAAGAGGCTGCAGGTTTAGACTAACTCTTTTTACTGCATTTTCCAGGATCTCATCAAGGATTATGGGTGACTCTATTAAAAAAATTGTCTGCCATTTGATTATGTCTCATATTCACATATAATCCTGGCAAAGGTTTAATATTCATATTCAAAGTTCCAGTAATTTTTAAACAATCTACATTAATTTTGTATTCCTACTATAATATTTCAGTTCAGTTTAATACTTCTCATTGAACATTCAAAGCTAGGTAAATGCTGTGAACACATGAAGCCATCTTATGCTAAGTACTGGGGAAGTGGAGAACACAAAACAATAGGATCAAGCTATAAATGTAGTCTGAATAAAAATGGTTTATGGCAGGTGTGAGcaacttgggtccccggatgttgttggactacaacttccaacatTAGCCATTGTAGATGCGGATgatgggttgtagtccaacaacatctgggaacccgtgTTTGAGAATCCCAAATTCCTTTTATTATTTCATGCGCAGAATTGCATCTAGTACACTAGCCACTGAGGCCAGAAACTGCTAACTTTTGCATTTCTTATCTGTTTAGCACTTCTTCTGCAGAGCTAGGCATACTGATTTGAAGGATACACACTGGGCCTATTGATCTGAAGGATGCACAATctaatctttttatttttacacttatattctgctcttcctccaaggagtccagagtgcctctgagagtggtgtacatagttaagtttctcctcacaacaaccctgtgaagtaggttaggctgagagagaagtgacgggcccagagtcacccattgaacataagaacagccctgctggatcaggcccaaggcccatctagtccagcatcctgtttcgtacagtgtcccaccagatgccgctggaagccacagacaggagctgagggcgtgccctctctcatgccattactcccctgcaactggtacttagaggcatcctgcctttgaggctggaggtggcccacagccctccgactagtagccattgatagacctccatgaagtcatccaaacccctcttaaagccatccaggttgttggctgtcaccacatcctatggcagagagttccacaagtggatcacgcgttgtgtgaaaaagtacttccatttgttggtcctagacctcctggcaatcaatttcatggagtgacccctggttctagtattgtgtgagagggaaaataatttctctctctccacaccatgcatgattttatagacctctatcatgtctccccacaagtttcatggctgaatgggaatttgaacctgggtctccccagtcctagtcgagcactctaaccactacaccacgctggctctcttgtgcATGTTGAGTCTGAATAGGATCATTGGACTATATGTTGTCTTAACTTTAGGTCTTAACCCTGAATTTAATGGCATTTTTGGCCATTAAGGTTTTTAGCTATTAAGGTTGtaaacacacttacctgggagttgattgattgattaagtgttgtcaagttggtgttgactcttagcgaccacatagattctctccaggatgatctgtcttcaacttggcctttaaggtctctcagtggtgcactcattgctgtcgtaatccagtccatccaccttgctgctggtcgtcctcttcttctctttccttcaacttttcccagcattatggacttcttaagggagctggatcttcacataatgtgtccaaagtatgatagtttgagcctggtcatttgtgcctcaaatgaaatttctggattgatttgttctaggaaccatttgttttgttttcctggctgtccatggtatcctcaaaagtcttctccagcaccaaagttcaaaagcatcaatgcttcttcaaagcccagcttttgcatccatagagtgtcacgggaaaaaccattgtcttaacaattctaatctttgtaggtagatttacttccaaataaacatgcatggAGTTGGGCTGTACATTGTATGTAATCTTAAACATAAATGTAGAACAGAACCTTTCCAATACATAAATGAATAATTTTGCTGGATGTTACTTTACTTTGAAGAATATATGATAAACATTATACATTCTCTTTGGGAAATGCTGCTAGAAAATAGCCTCTAAGGAATTAATTATTCCAGTTGTTAATAGAAAATGTCAAGGGACTAAAAGGAGAGGACATAAGGAAACAAACATGTAAGCAGGTAATAACTTGAAGTTTCTCAATTTGATGTAATAATGTTAGCACATACACGTAAATTTCCATTTAGTGATGTTTAAAGTATTCAAATAATGTTAAGCCATTCAGTGATAGACAGTCAGTGACATGCCAGCCTCCCAGCCCCTTCATTGTCCCCACCTTTACTCGGCTCACTGGGGCATGCTGGTCGTTTACTCCTCCCTGAGGCACTGGGCTGCAGCTCTACTTTCTCCACAACTTGAGCAAGGAACGCCCTGGCTGGGTGGCATAGTCTGACAGACAGTGCTCGCCTTATGTCACGGCTGCTGCCTTCTGGACGATGGCCGGAGAATGTGGAGTACTCAGCCACAGATGCTACGTTTCTTGGACCGCCCCTGCTTGCCCCCTTCCCCGCAGTTATATCTGCGGAAGCAATGCAACCCTGTAGTACAGAGGAAGGTCGAGCCAAGCTTGAGAGGCGTGTTAAACAAACTTGCCCCAAACCGGAAGTCCCTCTTATTAAGCAAGAAGCAACCGCGTGTGTTTCGGAGCGGAGGACACTGATCTTACAGAGCCGCTGTACGTGGGGAGAGGCGGCTAACTATTTCGCCTCGCACGGATTGCCCGCTGAAAATCCGCCCCGCCAAGTGACTACTTCCCTCTGAAGCAGCTATTTCGAGTCCCACTGAGCTAGAGTGATACTACACAAAAATACTATTTGTAGCAGTAACTGAAATCTTGGGGCGGGACAGTACGAACTTCTCCGCCCTGTGTCGAAATGAAAAGTGGAACTTCgtagcaggagagggagagagatgcacGCGCTCATACCCCTAAATGGCGTGGTTGGCAAGGCAGTACGGGAAGTTTGCTGTCTGCGATGCCGTGACACTCTCCAGTGAAGTGTGCATAGCATGATTGCGATCCCGTGAGTTACAGGAACTCGAGCCTTCACGATTCTGCAATTCACACACAGCCACGCCATCACAACAGCAGCTCTGAGTGCAACTCTTTTGGAAAACACAGTTGGTTTTTGTTGCTGGACCA of the Hemicordylus capensis ecotype Gifberg chromosome 3, rHemCap1.1.pri, whole genome shotgun sequence genome contains:
- the RP2 gene encoding protein XRP2, which produces MGCFFSKRRKHAKDPQPPSAESKNQDASGAEKQPQYSWDQRAKIDPKDYMFSGLKDETVGRLPGKVSGQQFVIQDCENCNIYIFDHSATITIDDCTGCQIFLGPIKGSVFFRDCKDCKCVVACQQFRSRDCRKMDVFLCCATQPIIESSTGMKFGCFQYYYPELALQMKDAGLSIFNNTWSNIHDFTPVSGENNWSLLPEGAKVEDYVSLPAAEELKAVRISTDANRSIIPITQGRRQKCSEESCLAVFFAGDYTTANARKLIDEMTGKGFWLVQTKEVSMKADDAVRVFQQRASEFIPLLEKGPVVALEFSGDGSVAACQDIVVNVFSGAKIFVSEDKASASREVDGFYNFADMQMGM